One region of Ahniella affigens genomic DNA includes:
- a CDS encoding autotransporter domain-containing protein, whose translation MSPKFAQICTVLLSFFVSGPTVALVCPPPAASPTTINVVEGQVPEIRVAETNTILSVAPPDVNAHFVLVGSPTTVGFFGSGATDTTFPVAWTAVVPTGFEYSAAVGVATRPGSAAGSPYTVHVTGEDPSGCGPTPTPTVFTVNVGLPTSPAFSFLQGGTQAPVNPGQTFGVPIILETRANAAPLANVQVLATVVSGSAMIRPAGTPVGSGTTSFVLLTNAVGQVAYEVDAGLTAGPVSIEFQTPDFAGVSIQTASLQVNGVAPTITCPPPAFLTPPGSGWVEGQVVDFQIGESIATGTAPPNVNAAWRIDGNPSTLYFAQSGTNQIDQSEPWVLTSPGIFSYSSLASLKLKTGSAGSTYTIRAYANDPNGCGTFTADRTFNITVSPPVSPTLSLQSAPPPTNPNTTFPGTLQVLVTNNGSPLESAVVRFFVASGDVSLSAGLPPTMDLPGGRPPPTTELFVLTNPFGVAEVSVQALSTPGAVVIQASSPDLMPSASPTNINLTILGGTVDTFTASPPDANTAPYSATSGTEIATFQVTAQRDPGSGPAPFPGVPVRFSVAGDATLLDSGGASHGTSFVVTSDSLGVAQIRVLAGAAGSPYNMTASVDSGSFTASPVTWLLQNLPEPTFGSVAIVSGDNQVGEPGAALQDLVVDVTLSSVRVPSGSINYTFTVASGDVAFLDPGPVNTYTLSFPFLSNGTFRHSIPLVAGSGEGPYHIVGDGFGLNKIEFNGNVVRAIPLVVQKVSGDHQSAQVGNQLPAPLVAGLPGGITFNPQDQFTFRVVSGDITLSGANGNGRELSLSPDGNNQAQVHVNLGQAAGPAEVEVSFPGLNAESFSMEATANPSALVITKVSGDNQSAPLNTRLSAPLVVQAPGPGVVTWRVASGNAALLGASNGLLSTTLSNNSAQAQVLLGNSIGPVEIEVAGQGFQAIRFRANSVAPLSNYRIEKVSGDQQTLRLNTPSAPLKIRVTDNGQALSGFNVSWNVLGQGSLGHSVTQTNSNGESENVFVPLSAGPAYIRATVTNPTNNVPVSADFFVNTPVAILALVSGGGQSGAPGTEADADLVFQLTQDSFAIASSEVSFSVVGNATLSTTSGLTDGDGKARTRVRYGSSPGSVLVTASALQGAVTATAVATVFAPGLNIVSGNNQSGRPGQALADPLVLQISQPVGGSAFAKSLAGVPVHWDVTCGNGTVQTAATATDAQGKSSNRLTLGTTPGCNRVEATVAGVGKVVFEATGLIPATALEIVSGDPQNALVPGEASAPLVVRVRDANNQPVDNVRIVFEAVSNGVTVTPAEQATNAQGQAQTVARLGLPGQFQVRAKAPDFSSIQPVLFTLTASLRNLDNLPPGLRDVAGTIDTACVALSQLTNLSPAQQDLLQRCSEVVTNAANRPGDASNALSEMKIEDPGSQNQLLLAAAEAQNNNLGQRMTALRSGNAGGFQNNLALITNSGALQLGYLPSTILGLNAADEPQAGAGFSRWGFFATGSIGRGRRSALDDDPGFDFKTYGLTAGVDYRVTDSIVLGAALGFNRNDSDVRGNQASVNNRGTTLSAYGSWYHPANFYVDGVLTFGRHQLDLSRDIRYTLQGLNGNPITIQQTATASPDSDQFGISLAFGRDWNRGAWAFGPYTRFNYTKIDFDAYTEEMSNPNAPGAGLALSVDSRGLTSLEGILGGKLSYTASTSWGVLMPYASLEWVKQFEDQQDDIVTRFAFDPTRTAILSNSDLIDSDYLNLGLGLSGVFANGKSAFLQYERTIGQDRSSSDSLAIGVRIEF comes from the coding sequence ATGAGTCCAAAATTTGCGCAGATCTGCACGGTATTGCTTTCGTTCTTCGTTAGTGGGCCAACGGTTGCATTGGTTTGCCCACCGCCGGCGGCTAGCCCGACGACAATCAACGTCGTCGAAGGCCAGGTGCCGGAAATCAGGGTGGCCGAGACAAACACCATTTTGTCGGTGGCACCACCCGATGTGAATGCACACTTCGTGCTGGTCGGCTCACCGACGACCGTTGGTTTTTTTGGCTCGGGCGCCACCGACACGACGTTCCCGGTGGCGTGGACGGCGGTCGTGCCGACGGGTTTCGAATACTCGGCGGCCGTTGGTGTCGCGACGCGTCCGGGCTCGGCTGCGGGTTCCCCTTACACAGTCCATGTCACGGGTGAAGACCCAAGCGGCTGCGGCCCCACGCCGACGCCGACGGTTTTTACGGTTAACGTGGGCCTGCCCACCTCGCCGGCTTTCAGCTTCCTGCAGGGCGGCACCCAGGCACCGGTCAATCCGGGCCAAACCTTCGGGGTACCGATCATTTTGGAAACGCGCGCCAATGCCGCGCCGTTAGCAAACGTGCAAGTCCTGGCAACGGTGGTCTCGGGTTCGGCCATGATTCGACCGGCCGGCACGCCCGTTGGTTCGGGCACGACCTCGTTTGTGCTGTTGACCAACGCAGTTGGCCAAGTGGCGTACGAAGTCGACGCGGGTCTGACCGCCGGGCCGGTGTCCATCGAGTTCCAGACACCCGACTTCGCCGGCGTCAGTATCCAAACCGCCAGCCTGCAAGTGAATGGCGTCGCGCCAACCATCACGTGCCCGCCGCCGGCATTCCTGACACCGCCCGGTAGTGGCTGGGTCGAGGGCCAAGTCGTCGATTTTCAGATCGGCGAGAGCATCGCGACCGGCACCGCACCGCCAAACGTCAACGCAGCGTGGCGCATCGACGGCAATCCGTCGACCTTGTACTTCGCGCAGTCCGGCACCAACCAGATCGATCAGAGCGAGCCCTGGGTACTGACGAGCCCGGGCATTTTCTCGTATTCGAGCTTGGCGAGCCTCAAGCTCAAAACGGGTTCCGCTGGCAGCACCTACACGATCCGCGCCTACGCGAATGATCCCAACGGTTGCGGCACGTTCACGGCGGACCGTACGTTCAACATCACCGTCAGCCCGCCGGTATCGCCCACGCTGAGCCTGCAGTCGGCACCGCCGCCCACAAATCCAAACACGACGTTTCCGGGCACGCTCCAGGTCCTGGTGACCAACAACGGCTCCCCGCTGGAAAGCGCCGTGGTGCGATTCTTCGTGGCGAGTGGTGACGTGTCGCTGTCTGCTGGCCTGCCGCCGACCATGGACCTGCCGGGTGGACGCCCGCCGCCCACGACTGAACTATTTGTGCTGACGAATCCATTTGGCGTCGCCGAGGTATCGGTGCAGGCCTTGTCCACGCCGGGCGCGGTCGTGATCCAGGCGTCGTCACCTGACCTGATGCCATCGGCCAGCCCGACCAATATCAATCTGACGATTCTGGGCGGTACGGTCGATACATTTACCGCGAGTCCACCGGACGCCAATACGGCACCCTACTCGGCAACCTCGGGCACCGAGATCGCGACGTTCCAAGTTACGGCGCAGCGGGATCCGGGCAGCGGGCCCGCGCCGTTCCCAGGCGTGCCCGTGCGGTTCAGCGTTGCCGGTGACGCCACGCTGCTCGATTCTGGCGGTGCGTCCCACGGCACGAGCTTTGTGGTGACCAGCGATTCCCTTGGCGTGGCGCAAATCCGTGTGCTGGCCGGCGCGGCGGGCTCGCCCTACAACATGACCGCAAGTGTCGACAGTGGCAGTTTCACCGCATCGCCCGTCACGTGGCTGTTGCAGAATTTGCCGGAGCCAACGTTTGGTTCGGTGGCGATCGTGTCGGGTGATAACCAGGTCGGTGAGCCCGGCGCTGCGTTGCAGGACTTGGTCGTCGACGTCACACTGAGCAGCGTGCGCGTGCCCTCGGGCTCGATCAATTACACCTTCACGGTGGCCAGTGGCGATGTGGCGTTCCTCGACCCAGGCCCGGTCAATACGTATACCTTGTCATTCCCGTTCCTGAGCAACGGCACGTTCCGGCACAGCATTCCGCTCGTAGCAGGCAGTGGCGAAGGGCCTTACCACATCGTTGGCGACGGGTTCGGGTTGAACAAGATCGAATTCAACGGCAACGTGGTGCGTGCCATTCCGCTGGTGGTGCAAAAGGTGTCGGGCGATCACCAGAGCGCGCAGGTTGGCAATCAGTTGCCGGCACCGCTGGTCGCCGGTCTGCCAGGCGGAATCACATTCAACCCGCAAGATCAATTCACGTTCCGTGTCGTCTCGGGTGATATCACGCTCAGCGGGGCGAATGGCAACGGCCGCGAATTGTCATTGAGTCCGGATGGCAACAACCAGGCGCAAGTCCATGTGAATCTGGGCCAGGCTGCGGGACCGGCCGAAGTGGAAGTCAGCTTCCCCGGACTCAATGCTGAGTCATTCAGCATGGAAGCCACTGCCAACCCGAGCGCCTTGGTGATCACCAAGGTTTCGGGCGACAACCAGTCGGCACCGCTGAACACGCGACTCAGCGCGCCACTGGTGGTTCAAGCGCCCGGGCCCGGGGTGGTGACCTGGCGTGTTGCCAGCGGCAACGCCGCGCTGCTCGGCGCGAGCAATGGGCTGCTCAGTACCACCCTCAGCAATAACAGCGCACAGGCCCAGGTACTGCTCGGCAACAGCATCGGCCCGGTGGAAATCGAAGTTGCTGGCCAGGGTTTCCAGGCCATTCGTTTCCGCGCGAATTCGGTCGCCCCACTGAGCAACTATCGAATCGAGAAAGTGTCTGGCGATCAGCAAACGCTTCGCCTGAATACCCCCAGCGCCCCGTTGAAAATCCGGGTCACTGATAACGGTCAAGCATTGTCCGGCTTCAACGTCAGCTGGAATGTCCTGGGGCAAGGCAGTCTTGGGCACTCAGTCACCCAGACCAACAGCAATGGCGAAAGCGAAAATGTGTTTGTACCGCTAAGCGCGGGCCCGGCTTACATTCGTGCCACCGTGACCAACCCCACCAACAACGTGCCGGTGTCGGCCGACTTCTTCGTGAACACGCCCGTCGCCATACTCGCGCTGGTCAGCGGCGGTGGGCAGTCTGGTGCGCCAGGCACCGAAGCGGATGCCGATCTCGTGTTCCAACTCACCCAAGACAGTTTCGCGATCGCCAGTTCCGAAGTGTCCTTCTCGGTGGTGGGCAACGCCACCTTGAGCACGACCAGTGGCCTCACCGATGGCGATGGCAAAGCGCGGACGCGCGTACGCTACGGCAGCAGTCCAGGCTCAGTGTTGGTCACAGCCTCGGCGCTCCAAGGCGCAGTGACCGCAACGGCCGTCGCAACGGTGTTTGCACCGGGTTTGAATATCGTGTCAGGCAACAACCAGTCCGGCAGACCCGGCCAGGCGTTAGCCGATCCGCTGGTGCTGCAAATCTCGCAACCCGTTGGCGGCAGCGCCTTTGCCAAGAGCCTCGCGGGGGTCCCGGTGCATTGGGATGTGACCTGCGGCAATGGCACCGTGCAAACCGCCGCTACAGCAACCGATGCACAGGGCAAGAGCAGCAACCGTCTGACCCTGGGCACAACCCCAGGCTGCAATCGTGTCGAAGCGACGGTTGCTGGCGTCGGTAAGGTCGTGTTCGAGGCGACCGGCCTGATTCCGGCGACGGCTCTGGAGATTGTGTCGGGCGATCCGCAGAACGCCCTCGTTCCTGGCGAGGCCAGTGCCCCGCTCGTAGTCCGGGTGCGAGATGCCAACAATCAACCGGTCGACAATGTGCGGATTGTGTTTGAGGCGGTCAGCAACGGCGTCACCGTCACACCGGCTGAGCAGGCTACAAATGCCCAGGGCCAGGCGCAAACGGTGGCTCGACTGGGCTTGCCGGGCCAGTTCCAGGTGCGCGCCAAGGCGCCGGATTTCAGCAGCATCCAGCCGGTCCTGTTCACGTTGACGGCGAGTCTCAGGAATCTCGACAACTTACCGCCTGGTCTCCGCGACGTCGCGGGCACGATCGACACTGCCTGCGTCGCGTTGTCCCAGCTCACCAATTTGAGCCCGGCACAGCAGGATTTGTTGCAACGATGCTCGGAGGTCGTCACGAATGCGGCGAATCGTCCGGGTGACGCAAGCAACGCCCTGTCTGAAATGAAGATCGAGGATCCCGGCTCGCAGAATCAGCTGCTGCTCGCGGCCGCTGAGGCGCAGAACAACAACCTGGGGCAACGCATGACCGCGCTGCGCTCGGGCAATGCGGGCGGCTTCCAGAACAATCTTGCGCTGATCACCAATAGTGGCGCTCTGCAGCTTGGGTACTTGCCGAGCACGATCCTCGGCCTGAATGCTGCCGACGAACCACAGGCCGGCGCAGGCTTCTCCCGTTGGGGCTTCTTTGCCACCGGCTCGATCGGGCGCGGCCGACGTAGTGCGCTGGATGACGATCCCGGGTTTGACTTCAAGACCTATGGATTGACCGCAGGGGTGGACTATCGCGTGACGGATTCGATCGTGCTCGGGGCCGCACTCGGCTTCAACCGAAACGATAGCGACGTCCGCGGCAACCAGGCCAGTGTCAACAATCGCGGCACCACGCTCTCGGCCTATGGCAGCTGGTACCACCCGGCCAACTTCTACGTCGATGGCGTACTGACGTTCGGGCGGCACCAACTCGATCTGAGCCGTGACATCCGCTATACGCTGCAGGGCCTCAATGGCAATCCGATCACGATTCAACAAACGGCAACCGCCTCGCCAGACAGCGACCAGTTCGGGATCTCGCTCGCGTTTGGGCGTGACTGGAATCGCGGTGCGTGGGCATTCGGCCCGTACACCCGCTTCAATTACACGAAAATTGACTTCGACGCGTACACCGAAGAGATGTCAAACCCGAACGCTCCCGGTGCGGGTCTTGCGCTCAGTGTCGATTCCCGCGGGTTGACCTCGCTGGAGGGCATTCTCGGCGGCAAACTGAGCTACACCGCCAGCACCAGCTGGGGTGTGCTGATGCCCTATGCGTCGCTGGAATGGGTCAAACAGTTCGAGGATCAGCAGGACGACATCGTGACCCGCTTTGCCTTCGATCCGACGCGCACGGCGATTCTGTCGAATTCGGACCTGATCGACTCCGACTACCTGAATCTGGGGCTCGGTCTGTCGGGTGTATTTGCGAACGGCAAATCGGCTTTCCTCCAGTATGAACGCACGATCGGGCAGGATCGGAGCTCATCGGATTCGCTCGCCATTGGCGTGCGCATCGAGTTCTGA
- a CDS encoding glycosyltransferase family 4 protein: protein MDYLMRVLFVTHRFPGGAYRGDQMRALAQIKALSKQHDIHVLCYERPPADDPAWAQLRPFCASLTALARPRWRMLWQAGVALFGARPLQVAMFDSKRLNEAAERLITAHRIELMHVQLVRLAGVLDVPRSVPVVLDFVDALSRNMASRSEQEPWYRRWLFQLEARRLLAIERDALAKSDGAVISAAADAREIAQSGSLAIAANGVDIDTFLLAPTATRRDGLIFHGNWAYFPNQHGLRWLLDQVMPTIWATHPDLSLKLAGANSEAIPSWARRPGVQILGRVPCVATVLKQAQVAVAPLQTGSGQSLKILESMAAGTPTVTTSRAGSAVDAEPGRDFLVADSAQAFAQHILDLLANPVRSQELASAGCRRIGERYAWARSHDILATVWDRARRHAKG, encoded by the coding sequence ATGGACTACCTGATGCGCGTGTTGTTTGTGACTCATCGATTTCCAGGTGGCGCCTACCGCGGCGACCAGATGCGCGCATTGGCACAGATAAAGGCCTTGTCAAAACAGCATGACATCCATGTGTTGTGCTACGAGAGACCGCCTGCCGACGATCCTGCCTGGGCACAACTGCGTCCGTTTTGCGCCAGCCTGACCGCGCTCGCCCGTCCGCGTTGGCGCATGCTCTGGCAAGCCGGGGTGGCGTTATTCGGCGCGCGACCACTGCAAGTCGCCATGTTTGACTCGAAGCGGCTGAATGAGGCGGCGGAGCGACTGATCACAGCGCATCGGATAGAACTCATGCACGTGCAGCTGGTGCGGTTGGCGGGCGTGCTTGACGTGCCGCGATCGGTGCCCGTCGTGCTCGACTTTGTCGATGCCTTGTCACGCAACATGGCATCCCGGTCGGAGCAGGAGCCCTGGTACCGACGCTGGCTGTTCCAGCTTGAGGCCAGACGATTGCTGGCGATCGAGCGGGACGCGCTGGCCAAATCGGATGGCGCGGTCATCTCAGCGGCGGCTGACGCGCGTGAAATTGCCCAAAGTGGATCGCTGGCGATCGCCGCCAACGGGGTCGATATCGACACGTTTCTGCTTGCGCCCACAGCAACGCGCCGAGACGGGCTGATCTTTCACGGCAATTGGGCGTATTTTCCGAACCAGCATGGCCTTCGCTGGCTCCTGGATCAAGTCATGCCCACCATCTGGGCCACCCATCCGGACCTGTCGCTGAAACTCGCTGGCGCCAATTCCGAGGCCATCCCGAGTTGGGCCCGGCGCCCGGGCGTCCAAATTCTGGGGCGGGTCCCCTGTGTGGCGACCGTTCTGAAACAGGCGCAGGTGGCCGTGGCGCCGTTGCAAACGGGCTCCGGCCAGTCTCTGAAAATTCTGGAATCCATGGCGGCTGGGACGCCGACGGTCACGACGAGTCGCGCCGGATCTGCGGTTGACGCCGAGCCCGGCCGGGACTTTCTGGTCGCTGATTCGGCGCAAGCATTCGCTCAGCATATCCTCGACCTGTTGGCGAATCCGGTTCGCAGCCAGGAACTGGCGTCAGCCGGCTGCCGACGCATCGGCGAGCGCTATGCCTGGGCGCGCAGCCACGACATCTTGGCAACGGTATGGGACCGCGCGCGGCGCCATGCCAAGGGCTGA
- a CDS encoding PP2C family protein-serine/threonine phosphatase, producing MQPSIEFGHCTHVGLRREHNEDTYYADSELGLYLVADGMGGHENGEVASALARDTLVREIKNGELLVRAIQLADEEIIKHSNRRPQALPMGTTIAAIRVKGREYEVGWVGDSRVYQFAEGQLRQVSQDHSYVRELIEQGAISPEQARTHPHRNVVTQALGVTDPQSLRVETVIGALNAGTQVLICSDGLTEEVEDDHIARILARAELSAQECVDHLILAALDGGGSDNVTAILVRCKT from the coding sequence ATGCAACCTTCGATTGAATTTGGCCACTGTACGCATGTTGGGCTGCGTCGTGAGCACAACGAGGACACCTACTACGCCGACAGCGAACTCGGGCTGTATCTGGTCGCCGACGGTATGGGCGGTCACGAGAACGGCGAGGTCGCGTCGGCCCTTGCCCGCGATACCCTCGTTCGCGAAATCAAGAATGGCGAGCTCCTCGTCCGCGCGATTCAATTAGCCGACGAAGAAATCATCAAGCACTCGAATCGGCGTCCGCAGGCATTGCCAATGGGCACCACCATTGCCGCAATCCGCGTCAAGGGCCGCGAGTACGAGGTGGGCTGGGTGGGCGACAGCCGGGTCTACCAATTTGCCGAGGGTCAGTTGCGGCAGGTATCGCAGGACCACTCCTATGTCCGCGAGCTGATCGAACAGGGCGCCATCAGTCCAGAGCAGGCCCGCACCCATCCGCATCGCAATGTCGTGACCCAGGCCTTGGGCGTGACCGACCCCCAAAGTCTGCGGGTCGAAACCGTGATTGGTGCATTGAACGCCGGTACGCAGGTGCTGATTTGCTCCGACGGCCTGACGGAAGAGGTCGAAGACGATCACATCGCCCGCATCCTCGCCCGTGCCGAGCTGTCGGCCCAGGAATGTGTGGATCACCTGATCCTTGCCGCGCTGGACGGCGGCGGTTCCGACAACGTCACCGCAATTTTGGTCCGCTGCAAGACCTGA
- a CDS encoding caspase family protein, which translates to MKSTLKQPLVRQTALSLSIAMVMALAALPTSSPIAKVRNAEDLMVVDCLLPGQVRKLGAMSSFMTARRPIRTTQSDCAIRGGEYTAYDRANYQTALKVWLQQAETGDPEAQNYVGEIYAKGLGTDPDYAKAAEWYQKAVDQGYARAKINLGFLYEEGLGVTQDQQKALNLYREGTGITGDELIFSSTMAAALSEKEKQISGLSASLEAANAANQKLKSQLDSAKKEIESRKQSMQQQQSELSSAKAQLADAQKRIAPTAPDLALVSQALAQAEERLTAERAQLEKERVDFASQRTNDQLALAKLRSQEADLGKRANDPAAKAELDRVRATLTDLTLRLDQSAQRAAELEALLKANSEKMTQETLRYDNDRRKMEQAIAASKEDRELLLLLEQQLTEKQREVSRQRGTITALERQVQVGNQSLQSGGNVIAGGPVVEIIEPAITVTRGKPAAVSKQRDGSEIVGRVVSQSPVSEVSINGQIVKVTSNGMFRAQVSVPEQGAPIQVAAVDRLGAKSSLEFTLVPAASGAGASNVSVARKLPNGVKLGKQYAILIGNNEYGQYPALQSAVNDANQIGSLLKSRYGFQTTVLNNASRFDILAAFNDAREQLKPEDSLLVYFAGHGELDQATKQGYWVPVDGQTSNSKSWLSNRAISDILNTLPARHVMVVADSCYSGAMTQGSLPSINPGAADSAWSQWVQKVANSRSRTALTSGGLQPVADTGRGNNSYFASAVMGALQANSAVLEGQNLFRGVASSMALAAVESAIVQSPQYAPIQFAGHEAGEFLFVPKGGLADVEPVDASLPQMVAVR; encoded by the coding sequence ATGAAATCGACTTTGAAGCAGCCCTTGGTTCGCCAGACCGCGCTCAGCCTGAGCATCGCGATGGTCATGGCGTTGGCTGCGCTGCCAACCAGTTCGCCCATCGCCAAAGTGCGCAACGCTGAAGACCTGATGGTGGTCGACTGTCTGCTGCCCGGGCAGGTGCGGAAGCTCGGCGCCATGAGCAGTTTCATGACGGCGCGTCGGCCCATTCGCACGACGCAATCCGATTGCGCGATCCGCGGTGGCGAATACACCGCATACGACCGCGCGAACTACCAGACCGCGCTGAAGGTGTGGCTGCAACAGGCTGAAACCGGCGATCCGGAAGCGCAGAACTATGTCGGCGAAATTTATGCCAAGGGGCTTGGTACGGATCCCGACTACGCCAAGGCGGCCGAGTGGTATCAGAAGGCAGTTGACCAAGGCTATGCCCGCGCCAAGATCAATCTCGGGTTCCTGTACGAAGAAGGTCTGGGTGTCACACAAGATCAGCAGAAGGCGCTGAATCTTTACCGTGAGGGCACCGGCATCACCGGCGATGAGTTGATCTTTTCATCGACGATGGCCGCAGCGCTCAGTGAAAAGGAAAAGCAGATTTCTGGATTGAGCGCCTCGCTTGAGGCCGCCAATGCCGCGAATCAAAAATTGAAGAGCCAGCTTGATAGCGCGAAGAAAGAAATTGAAAGTCGCAAGCAAAGCATGCAGCAGCAACAGTCTGAACTGAGTAGCGCCAAGGCGCAGCTTGCCGATGCCCAAAAGCGGATTGCGCCAACAGCGCCTGATCTCGCGCTCGTATCGCAGGCGTTGGCGCAGGCAGAAGAGCGGCTTACCGCCGAGCGTGCGCAGTTGGAGAAAGAGCGCGTCGATTTCGCATCGCAGCGCACGAATGATCAACTCGCGCTCGCCAAGCTCCGCTCGCAGGAAGCTGACCTTGGCAAACGCGCCAATGATCCGGCAGCCAAGGCCGAGTTAGATCGCGTCCGCGCCACGCTGACCGACCTGACCTTGCGCCTGGATCAATCAGCGCAGCGGGCGGCTGAGCTCGAAGCGCTGCTGAAGGCGAACTCGGAGAAGATGACGCAGGAAACGCTGCGCTACGACAATGATCGCCGGAAGATGGAACAGGCGATCGCGGCATCGAAGGAAGACCGCGAACTGTTGTTGCTGTTGGAGCAGCAGCTGACCGAGAAGCAGCGCGAAGTGTCGCGTCAGCGGGGCACCATCACCGCACTCGAGCGGCAGGTGCAAGTGGGCAATCAAAGCCTGCAGTCGGGCGGCAATGTGATTGCGGGTGGCCCCGTCGTCGAAATCATTGAGCCCGCGATCACGGTCACGCGCGGCAAGCCTGCCGCAGTATCGAAGCAACGGGATGGGTCGGAGATCGTGGGTCGCGTCGTCTCGCAGTCGCCGGTGTCGGAAGTGTCGATCAACGGTCAGATTGTCAAAGTCACGTCCAACGGGATGTTCCGTGCGCAAGTCTCGGTGCCGGAGCAGGGCGCGCCGATTCAGGTGGCGGCGGTTGATCGGTTGGGTGCCAAGAGTTCACTAGAGTTCACGTTGGTGCCAGCCGCGAGCGGTGCCGGTGCGAGCAATGTCAGTGTGGCGCGCAAGCTGCCGAATGGCGTCAAGCTCGGCAAGCAGTATGCGATCCTGATTGGCAACAACGAATACGGGCAGTATCCGGCGCTGCAGAGTGCGGTCAACGACGCCAATCAGATCGGCAGCCTGCTGAAATCGCGCTATGGGTTCCAAACCACGGTACTGAATAATGCGAGCCGCTTTGACATTCTCGCCGCGTTCAACGACGCCCGTGAACAACTCAAGCCGGAAGACAGCCTGCTGGTTTATTTTGCCGGTCATGGCGAGCTGGATCAGGCCACGAAACAAGGCTACTGGGTGCCGGTGGACGGTCAGACGAGCAATAGCAAGTCCTGGCTGTCGAATCGGGCAATTTCGGACATTCTGAATACGCTGCCCGCGCGCCACGTCATGGTTGTCGCTGACTCCTGTTATTCCGGTGCCATGACGCAGGGGTCGCTGCCGTCCATTAATCCGGGCGCTGCCGATTCTGCGTGGTCGCAATGGGTGCAGAAGGTCGCCAATAGCCGATCCCGCACGGCGCTTACGTCGGGTGGTCTCCAGCCGGTTGCCGACACAGGTCGCGGCAACAACTCGTACTTTGCCAGTGCGGTGATGGGCGCGCTGCAAGCGAACAGCGCGGTGCTTGAGGGCCAGAACCTGTTCCGCGGTGTCGCGTCGTCGATGGCGCTGGCCGCGGTCGAAAGCGCGATCGTGCAATCGCCGCAATATGCGCCGATCCAGTTTGCGGGTCACGAGGCGGGCGAGTTCCTGTTTGTGCCGAAGGGCGGTCTCGCCGATGTCGAGCCCGTCGACGCGTCGCTGCCGCAGATGGTCGCCGTACGCTGA